The stretch of DNA ctaaaaaataaaaataaaaaacaagtacatacacaattaattaattaattagatattaaacaagtaaaaatacaaataaataaaaaataaataaataaatataaaaacatgcaactaaaaaataaaaataaaaaacaagtaCATACAcaattcattaattaattagaTATTAAACAGgtaaaaagacaaataaataaatataaaaacaagtaAATACACAAACgcataaataactaaataattaattaatataaaacaagtaaatacaaaaatccataaacaaatataaaaatatattgaaaaacaagcaactaaaaaaaatataaaagaagtaattacaataaatataaaaaagtacacacacaaataaaaaaataaataggtaaatgaatgcacaaaaataaacacaaaaccaataaatacacaaacataaataaatataatgagTCTAAATGATTTTCAGAGCTAATCAACATAATGACACAAATGCTGAACATCCTGCACTTCAGTCCTCATTTCCGTCTCCACGCTTCAAACATCATTACATGAGATGTATTATTTTATGAAAGCACTGATGTTATTCCAGGAATGTTTATTTTGTCCCGCAGAACGAGCGGCAGTGAGTCAGATGTAAAGCCTCAATCCGCAGCGGGACGCGTCAGATCAAAGCGTGCGAATCTCGAACACCCAGCGCTCGGCTGCCAGACGCCATTCAACGCCTATTAGCCGCGAACACAGATTCTGGAGCGAGTTTGCGTGTCGTACGAGTCTGAAGCATGTGTGCGCTTAACAGGATTACCCAGATGGGAGTGGGAAGAGGATTTGCACAGATAAAGATGGATAAATATTTCCTTTTCTATTTTCTCCACCCCCACACAACTCCTTACAagatattaatgtttatataaagcCTCTCGTCAAGAGCGCTCAGATCATCTGCTGTCGAACGGGAGAATCATGGGAAATGAAACTAGATAAGTCTGTTTTACCCATGGGCGTTCCCACGCCGTACGCCTTGGAGTCGATGAGGCCTCCGACCTGCGTGAGGTTACAGTTGCGCTGGGTGACGAACTCGATGGCCGTGGACTCCATCAGGAAGGCGTAATCGGACGTCAGCACTCGATGGATTCCCTCCTCCACGCTCTTCACTATCACTGACTGACGACGGCTGTTCATGAACTCCCACATCTTATCGTACGTGGAGATCTTGGTTTTCTGCAGCCGCAGAGACACAGATTACTCTCAAACACTTAATATTCAGAAATGTTATCCACATAATGACACATAATGTCttctgcagagctgctttacagctgaagttcataattgatgaattcTGCAAGATTGATATTCAactcaaattaattaaaatgtacctGAATTGAATCAGCATTGAACTGGATTGAGCTGAATGACTCTTTTTGTTtggtagagctgctttatagcggAATTGAATGTTTCAGAATTGATTAATTTTGCAAAATTGACTCTGATATTCAactcaaattaataaaaatttaactgaattgaatcaGCATTGAACTAAATTGAGCTGAATGACAATATGCTTTATAGATGAATTGAATGTTTTATAGCTGATAAATTTTGCAACATTAAAACGGTTGTTGAACTAAATTGAATAAAAACTTCAGTGAATTTTGTTGAATAATGAACTATTGTCTTCTGCTGCTTTACACCTGCAGCTGCTTTACACCggaaattgtttaataattgatgaaTTTTACATTGACACTGATATTCAAGTTGAAATGAATCAAAATTGAACCAAACTGAATCAATATTGAAATGAATTGAGTTGAATGActctttttgttttgtagagctgctttatagctgaattgAATGTTTCAGAATTGAtaaattttgcaacattataactGTTATTGAACTAATTTGAATCAGCATTGAACGATTACGTTGAATAATGACGCTATTGACTTCTGAATAAAAATGGAACAGAATTAGGTTgaataataacaatattatagagctgctttacagctgaattgaatttttcataattgattaattttGCAAAATTGATATTCAactcaaattaataaaaatttaactGAATTGAACTAAATTGAGCTGAATGACAATATGCTTTATAGATGAATTGAATGTTTTATAGTTGATAAATTTTGCAACATTAAAACTGTTATTGAACTAAATTGAATCagcattgaactgaattgagttgAATAATGACGCTATTGACCTCTGAATACAAATTGAACAGAATTACGTTGAATAATGACAATattgtagagctgctttacaccTGAAATTGAATTTTTCACAATTGACAAATTTTTCAGCTCAATTTtttaactgaattgaatcaGCATTGAACTAAATTGAGCTGAATGACAATATGCTTTATAGATGAATTGAATGTTTTATAGCTGATAAATTTTGCAACATTAAAACGGTTGTTGAACTAAATTGAATAAAAACTTCAATGAATTGAGTTGAATAAcgacactattgtcttctgtagagctgctttacagctgaatTGAATGTTTCAGAATTGATcaattttgcaacattataactGTTATTGAACTAAATTGAATCagcattgaactgaattgagttgaataatgacactattaaCCTCTGAATACAAATTGAACAGAATTATGTTGAATAATGACAATattgtagagctgctttacaccTGAAATTGAATTTTTCATAATTGACAAATTTTTCAgctcaaattaataaaaatttaactgaattgaatcaGCATTGAACTAAATTGAACTGAATGACAATATGCTTTATAGATGAATTGAATGTTTTATGGTTGATACATTTTGCAACATTCACACTGTTGTTGAACTAAATTGAGTAAAAACTTCAATGAATTTTGTTGAATAATGAtctattgtcttctgtagagctgctttacaccggaaattgaatttgtttaataattgatgaatttaaaacactgacactgaaATGAATCAAAATTGAATCAACAATGAACTGAATTGTGTTGAATAACGACACTTGTCATTATATTGCTCTATAgctgatttaaatgtttcataattgataAATTTTGCAATATTATAACCTTTATTGAACTAAATTGAATCagcattgaactgaattgagttgAACAATGACGCTATTAAGTTGAATAATGAATATTGaatattgtcttctgtagaaaTGCTTTACACACTGGAAATTGAATTTGTTTCACAACTGATAATTTTTACATTGACACTGATATTCAAGTTCAAATTAATGAAAATTGAAccaaattgaataaaaaaaattcataattgatgaattttgcaaTATTAACGCTGTTATTGAAATGAACTGAATAaaaattgaactgaattgagttgAATAATGACATTGTCTTCTGCAGAGTTGCTTTACAcctgaaatttaatttaataattgatgaatTTTACAACATTGACACTGATATTCAACTGAAATGAATCAAAATTGAAACTaaattgaatcaacactgaactgaattgagttGAATTGTAGAGCAGCTTTACACCTGAAATGTTTCTGCTCTGAATCACTCTGAACTGTATGAAGCGCTACAGAAATCAACGCGAATCTCCACCTGCAGTACCTTAAAGAAAGTCATGGTGGCGCCGTCCTCCACCAAGCCGTAGAGGATCTTGGTTTGCTTGGCCAGATCATCCGCCGAGTCGATGGGCGACTCCATGCGCTCCACGGTCAGGAAGGCGGCCAGGTTTGCCGTGTAGGAGGAAATGATGATGAGCGTGAAAAACCACCAGATTCCTCCGACGATCCTGGTGGACAGAGCCTTCGGCATGAGCTCCGACCCTGACGAGAGAAAAAACGTCAAGATATTTTCTTCCCTTGGgattttaaattcatatttcaaTCATTTAAAACACGTTCTCTGATGACGGCtgatggtcacatgacatgcatgtAAACAGATCAAATAGAACACGATTAAAGATCAGAAAACTCTGAACAAACACAACTTCAGTTTCATGAAGACCTTCATTAAGCTCTGGTGTAGCAGCTCGGCTCCAGCAGGAGGCGCTGAGGGACTCACCTTGCCGCATGAGCGCTCCGACACCAAACCAGAAGCTGTTGAGCAGCGTGAAGTTATTCTCCACCACGTCTGAGTCGGGGTTGCAGGGGTGAGGGTTATACCACTCGTACGGACTGAACCTGAGTGTACAAACTGACGTATTTACTgtcacagcacacacacacacacacacacacacacaccctcacatcaacacacacaccagacattaagacactacaggcaaaacaCTACAGCGTTTTATTCATTTCTGAGACAAGATATTTTGGCAGCATTTGTGGCACACTTTCATCTGAACACTGACACTAACATGGACAGATATCAGCTGATCAATCACCACACAATCCTCACAGAGCAGAACGACAACAAGTGTTTATTTTCTGATCTACTGACGCTGCTTTTAGTCATGTTTCTCTTTCTATGTCTTTGTGTGCGAGTCTGTTtgttgtagtgtgtgtgtgtgaaagagagagtgCGTTTTAAATTAAAGTTCTGAATGATTTAAAACAAGTTATATGACATTATATAATTATTGTGCATTATTTCATAGATCCCGTCAGTCCCGACGGCACGCGTGTGTGACGCTCCaggaatgtctgtgtgtgtgtttgggatcTGGAGGGactggtgtgtgtgtttagagCTGAATTGGGGCTTTTCTAATCAATACAGCAGTTGAAAACGTCAATATTACAATTACAGAGCCGAGCGGAAACTCAATGACTTCCAGTTCAACAACACAAATAAAGCTGGAATCATCAGGCCTCAGGAGGAAACTTACCCAGAATGCCTCACTAACACACTGTGCATATTCCAAACTAACTTAGGTGACAGTCGTGGCTTTTCTTTCGTGTCGTCTCGCCAATAACATTAAACATCGACGCCGAGCGTAAAAACCTGCGGGGCGTTTGAAACGGCATCAGCGTCCCGGAGGTCTTTAGATCAGGAAACTGATTTCATTAGTGTCACGAGACCCGCTGTGAGATGTGGCCATAAACTGAGAGAGATATTACAGAGAGAGACACTCATGAGAGAGGATGAAGGTGGGAAGTAAGTGATTATGGGATATCCAGAGGGTTTAACAGACACACGAGGAGCTGACGCTCAGTCACAGGAAACGCTGCCGATTCTGGACGTCATTATTTCACTCTGGTTTAAAGTGAAGTTTGTCTTCCTCAGAACATCAACATCATGTGCAGAGCTGAACTCGCTTGTACTGTAAACATCACGCCTTCACTACatgagtgtgtgtttatatatagatatattgagaaaatgcagaatttgggttatttttatatattttatatatttatttttcttgccaGTAAATATAACAATTGGCTGTAAATAATGTGGTATGGagcaattatatttattttatgtttcttgCCACTAAAAACAATCACATTggctgtaaataaatatattattattattatataatatgttttttcCCTCTTGACACTAAATATAACAATATTCTCTGTAATTAATGTGGTGTGAtgcaattatatttatattttatatttattaaatttgccactaaatattataatattggCTATAAATAATTCAGTGTGGTGGaactataattatatttaatatttttttttacatttttttgccACTAAATATAACAATTTTGGCTATAATTAATGTGGTGTGAtgcaattatatttattttttatatttattttattttttttgtcactaAATATAACAATTTTGGCTATAATTAATTTGGTGTGATGCAATTATATttagttttaatatttattttaattgttttgtcactaaatataacaattttggctataattaatgtggtatgatgcaattatatttatttttaatatttattttaaatgttttgccacTAAATATCATAATATTGGCTATAAATAATGCAGTGTGGtgcaattataattatatttaatatttatttaaaaaatgtttgacACTAAATATAACAATTTTGGCTATAATTAATTTGGTGTGAtgcaataatatttatattttatatttatttacattttttgccACTAAATATCATAATATTGGCTATAAATAATGCTTAATtatatgtataatgtataattatatttaatatttatttcacttttttttttaataaatataacaatattgGCTGTAAATAATGTGCTGTGGTGCAATTATattgatattttatatatatttaatttttcttgccactaaaaacaacaacattggctgtaaataaatacatatatttttattattatttcgcTTGCTACtaaatatatagaaatattGGCTATAAATAATATGGTGTGatgctttttttatatatatatattttattttcttattcttGTCtctaaaaacagcaacattgactgtaattaaattgctatatatatatatatatatatatatatatatatatatatatacacacatatatatcatTATGCTTGCCAGTAAATATAACAACATTGTTTGTAAATTATGTGGTGtgatgcaataatatttcacaagttAGGCTACTGAAATCTCATGTTTTTATTAAACTGCAGAGAATTTGAGACACACGGCCCCGTTTCCTGAGAGCGAGGATGGATGAGGATGAAGACGGACGCGTGGTCAAACACTGACGCGAGGGTCACATGTTACCTGGCTATGACAAACAGCACACAACTGACACCCAAGCAAGCCAGTAGAATATACATCCAGATATCAGGGGAGAGAGGGTTGAGGAAGGAGAAGACGCCGGGGTTGGTGCCGTTGGGTTTGCGGTACAGGATGCTGATGCCCAGGGTCATGAAGGGTTTGGAGAAGTCAATCACCTTCTCTCGGACGTACGTGATGGTCAGCGGCGCCACGGCCAGGTCTGCTTTCTGTCAATCACCAACACAACAGTTAACAGTGTTTCAAACTCATCCGGACACTTTATTAGCCAGAAAATCCTTTCCTGGTCAAAATCACAAGAACACAAAACAAGGGTTAGACTGAGGTTTCAAATGGGATTATGAACGTAAAGGCCAGCGAATTTAAAATCCGTGCGCGGGATCAAACCGAACGTGTGGCGCGGCTCGCGGCGCTGGAGAATCTGATCATTAATTCATGTTGAGCATGTCCCTCGATCGCTGTCATCTCCGGTTCTTACACACGAACAAGCTCAGACTACAGCGTCCGTTAATAAGACCTCCGGAGACACGCGGGCGGCTCCCAGAATCTCCAGACGGATCTCGGCTTCTTTTCCAAGTGAAATCACTTCAGAGTTTCTCTCACACTAGTGACATGTTGTTTACTCATATGATGATCACTCACTGCTATTAACTAAAACTTCAGTGTAAAAATATCAgtgttcattgaaataaagctgaaataatatttaaaatttattaaaagaaatttaaaaatttaaaaatacttctgaGAAAGGAATTCATGCTTATAAATTTTAGATGaaacaaactaaataaaaaaaaaatagaaataaattaaagtgaactgaagcactaaaattactaattggaaattaataaaaactaaaaatgaacttaacaaaataaataaattaaacctaaatagaaatatttattaataataataataataataatttgttaattaaaataaggctgaaataaaatagaaatataagaTGAAAAAACTAacaggaaataaataaaaactacaactaaaataaatattaattaaacctaaatataaatatttaaagaaaaaaatagtaataatgacaaaaacaattaattttgttaattaaaataaagcttaaataaaatataatatagaaatattagatgaaaaacttaaaataaatgagTTGACAACTGAAGGACTAAAATTAATTAacaggaaataaataaataactaaaactataataaaaagtaaaaattaaacctaaatagaaatatttaaaaataataataataatttgttaattaaaataaggctgaaataaaatagaaatataagaTGAAAAAACTAacaggaaataaataaaaactacaactaaaataaatattaattaaacttaaatataaatatttaaataaaaaatagtaataatgacaaaaacaattaattttgttaattaaaataaagcttaaataaaataaaatatagaaatattagatgaaaaacttaaaataaatgagTTGACAACTTAACAAaactaaaagtaaaataaatataaattaaacctaaatataaatattatattttattatttttactactaataaaaatgactaatgaaaattaataaaaaatgtaaatgaaaattaaaaactaaaaataaaagtgaattcagaatattaataaaaactgtaatatcgAACAGTTTTACTCACGTGATCCATGAGCTCGCGGATCATGCCGTTCCACTGGCCGGTGCTCTCCTCGAACGCCCCGTATTTCCCGTCCTCCACTAACCGGATCTCGTAGCGGAAGCCCAAGATTCCCGAAAGCTCCCGAAGCAGGTCCACACAGAATCCCTCGAAGCGGTCGTTTCCGTACAGGGGTTTATCCGACTTCTTAAACATGACGTACGGCTCCTCCTGAACACACAGACGGAAGAAACAAAACATCATCGTGTTTATTAGTTCGTGGATTTTTTCAAAGTGAGTTAAAAATCAAAGCAGGAAAATATTAGCTCATCCCAAAAGGTCATTTTTAGGTTAactgctcaaacagcaacattacacactgaagatgaaagatgaacatggaaaaaagcagagtaggtgtgtgtgtgtgtgtgtgtgtgtgtgtgtgtgtttaccagTATGGTGGACACACGCAGTGATTTGTTGGCCAGCGAGTCTGTGATGTTGGTGATTTTACTCTTGTGATTCTCTGTCATGTTCAGTCCACGCGGAGGATCCCACGTCCCAATCTGtgcaagaaacacacacacacatgcatgaatGAACTCATATACACTTAGTCGTGCAtgaagtacacacacacacacacacacaccttctcGAGTCCGTTCTCTTTGAGACTGATCACGTCCAGGTCAAAGTCTGTCCTCAGGCCGTTGGTTTTGTTGAAGAGGATTCGCCCCGTCAGTCCGTCCCATGATGCCTGcggagacaaacacacacaccacagGCTTTAtcacacatttacacacacacacgttcacAAGCATCAGAGACATCGAGGGTTTACTGACGCAATCAACAGCAGAAGATTCTCATCTGAAATGATTAAACATGAACTGCAAACACATTATTTCACTAAAGAGCCTGAAGAGAATCAAATTATCCAAATTCATCATTATTCTGTAGCTGTGAGATCATTTCTGTCCCAGTGTTCCctaaaaacatgacaaaatataCTTTCgtgcatttaaaacaattctCTCTGTTTTGGTCAAGCTGTGTATCTAAAggctattgtttttttttgtttgtttgttttaaaggaCAAGGCATTTAATATTTCTCAATTTCAACAGGAAATATAACAATACAGGAAAGAAAACTTCACTTgtaaaactaataaataaatgataagtATTAtcttaattaatataatattaattaattaattaatatttcttaataatatttttaaagctAATTAAACtcactaaatatatataatattaattaataatatttttaaaacacatttatatatttatttatatatataatattaataattattattttaaaaacattaattaataaattaaacaaattattatcaaattaaactaattaaatatatatacacactgtatatatattaattaataacaataaaaacacattaataaagTAAACTCAAATTActatcaaattaaatattttaatttaataaataaatgataaatgatagataaatgatatatatatatatatatataatattaattaataataatttaaaaacaaaaaataaactcaaattattattaaactaaactcattttatatatatatatatatatatatatatatatatatatatatatatatatatatatatatatacacactgtatatataatattaatgaataataaaacacattaataaattaaactcattaaataaatatatatatatatatatatatacacacacacacacacatatttaattttaattttattattattttaaaaattaataaattaaactcattatatatatatatatatatatatatatatatatatatatatatatacatatatatatatatacacacacactgtatatataatattagttaataataaaatattaataaattaaactcattcaaataattctaatatatatatatatatatatatatatatatatatatatatatatatatatatatatagatacacacatacacatttaattttattattattttaaaaattaataaattaaactgTTAACTGAAATGTTATTGAACATTTCAGATTAATCATTTTTACTGTTGTATGTCATTTAACTGGATAattcaaataattaataatgaaataattaagtCAAATtgcaaataatttaaaattaatagttttaCGATGAATTTACCTAATTTTTTCTATTCATATCTTTAGGTATAAATGTGAGAGATGCATCTGGAATgtatctgaataatttttgtttttcttttaatataatTCGGTCAATAAGTTATAAGGTGAAGTTTCACATTTACAGCAGAGTGTCTTTCTGTGTGAATCTTATTGTGTGTATTTCTCAGGCCTGCGAGTGAAACGTGTCTCTGTTTCTGTGAAAGACGTATTGTTCTTCACTTCAAAGACGGAGAGAAGACTGCAGGTATGAAGTGTCATTTTCCCAAATTACCCACAATGAGACCAAAGATCTGAGGAGAGACGCACAAAACACTGTCTGAATCTGAACATGATTGAGCCAAACAAACACCTCGATATCgacatacaaacaaacacacctgcAGTGATTTATGTCTGAaatgcaaacacacactcttCCCGCTGACACTGACTGAACTGAGACATGTTTAGCATGTGCATGAAACACTCCACTGTAATTAGATCTAAACTCATAATTTCAGCTCACTTTGAAACAACACAGATGTTTGTAACAGTGACAGTTCCTGATATGTGTGCATGTTTGTACCTCTTTGATGAGGCTGATGAATCGTCCACCGAAGCGCCAGGGTTTGTGTCTGTTGCACTGCAGTGAGCTGACGGTGATCTGCGGCGACTGCTGGACGGCCACAGCGACCACATGAACCGCGTCGTACATGAGAGCGGCGTCcgtctgaaacacacacacactctctaaCATCTGATCACAGACAGAGAGTCTCAGTCCTTCAGTCTCTTCATCCGCTGTGTTTGTATCTGCTGTTTTCTGTCCTTGAGCTCAAACAGACGTGTCATTAATCACAGACCAGCTGTGATTGTGTCTGTACCTGAGCACCTGTTATACACAGACATCTGATGGCCTTGTCTCATACATCTCATCTCATACAATGCTTTTACCAACTTTTGGGTAAAAAAAGCAGTTCTTGACtattcagaatgatttctgccgatactgattattcagaatgatttctgcctAAACTGATAgtcgattattcagaatgatttctgccgATACTAATAgtcgattattcagaatgatttctgccgATACGATAGCCGATTActcagaatgatttctgccgATACGATAGCAGATTATTGAGAATGATTTCTGCCGATACTGATAGtcaattattcagaatgatttctgccgatacaattattcagaatgatatctgctgatagtcgattattcagaatgatttctgccgataccgatagcCGATTATTTGGAACGATTTCTGCCAATACCGATAGccaattattcagaatgatttctgccgatacaattattcagaatgatttctgccgataccgatagcCGATTActcagaatgatttctgccgATACGATAGCAGATTATTGAGAATGATTTCTGCCGATACTGATAGtcaattattcagaatgatttctgccgatacaattattcagaatgatatctgctgatagtcgattattcagaatgatttctgccgataccgatagcCGATTATTTGGAACGATTTCTGCCGATACGATAGCCGATTActcagaatgatttctgccgATACGATAGCAGATTATTGAGAATGATTTCTGCCGATactgat from Chanodichthys erythropterus isolate Z2021 chromosome 8, ASM2448905v1, whole genome shotgun sequence encodes:
- the LOC137023732 gene encoding glutamate receptor ionotropic, kainate 2, with amino-acid sequence MVTVVYDDSTGLIRLQELIKAPSRYNIRLKIRQLAADTKDAKPLLKEMKKAKEFHVIFDCSHEMAAWILKQALSMGMVTEYYHYIFTTLDLFALDMEPYRFSGVNMTGFRILNTESPQVSSIIEKWSMERLQAPPKPDSGLLDGFMTTDAALMYDAVHVVAVAVQQSPQITVSSLQCNRHKPWRFGGRFISLIKEASWDGLTGRILFNKTNGLRTDFDLDVISLKENGLEKIGTWDPPRGLNMTENHKSKITNITDSLANKSLRVSTILEEPYVMFKKSDKPLYGNDRFEGFCVDLLRELSGILGFRYEIRLVEDGKYGAFEESTGQWNGMIRELMDHKADLAVAPLTITYVREKVIDFSKPFMTLGISILYRKPNGTNPGVFSFLNPLSPDIWMYILLACLGVSCVLFVIARFSPYEWYNPHPCNPDSDVVENNFTLLNSFWFGVGALMRQGSELMPKALSTRIVGGIWWFFTLIIISSYTANLAAFLTVERMESPIDSADDLAKQTKILYGLVEDGATMTFFKKTKISTYDKMWEFMNSRRQSVIVKSVEEGIHRVLTSDYAFLMESTAIEFVTQRNCNLTQVGGLIDSKAYGVGTPMGSPYRDKITIAILQLQEEGKLHMMKEKWWRGNGCPEEESKEASALGVQNIGGIFIVLAAGLVLSVFVAVGEVLYKSKQNAQIEKRSFCSAMVDELRVSLKCQRRRKQKPQPPAIVKTEEVINMHTFNDRRLPGKETMA